One window of the Gammaproteobacteria bacterium genome contains the following:
- a CDS encoding glutamine synthetase family protein, with product MAVTDSTGQENFVERYALWSDEQRAVAADVVQSTEKNLDTLRLSFADQHGVLRGKSLVADTIDVLLRNGCPITSTLLAKDTSHRTVYPVWSEGGGFGLTEMTGARDVIMVPDPTTFRILPWLSRTGWMLCDLYFADGSAVPFSTRQVCKDAIQQLSSRGYTYRSGLEIEFHVLKLDNARLTFADATQPGTPPETSLLAQGFQYLTETRLDELEPVIELLRSQTLQLELPLRSMESEFGPSQIEFTFHPQDGLRTADTAVLFRSAVKQICRRHGYHATFMCRPALPNLFSSGWHLHQSLVKDADGSNAFVPEQVGERLSPTGLHFLGGILAHAQAGCLFTTPTINGYKRYRPFALAPDRVGWGWGNRGAMLRVIGGHTDLGTRIENRIGDPAANPYLYLCSQIISGLDGIDRALDPGPSTETPYQTQSEPLPSSLMEAIAAFRADPVFREALGESFTDYILTLKEAEVARFLSEVTDWEQKEYFSLF from the coding sequence ATGGCAGTGACTGACTCGACCGGGCAGGAGAATTTCGTAGAGCGCTATGCTCTGTGGTCAGACGAACAGCGGGCTGTAGCTGCCGACGTTGTACAAAGCACCGAAAAAAATCTCGACACCCTACGGTTGTCGTTTGCCGATCAGCACGGGGTTCTCCGCGGTAAAAGTCTGGTCGCGGACACTATCGATGTTTTGCTTCGCAATGGCTGCCCGATCACCTCCACACTACTGGCCAAGGATACCTCTCATCGGACGGTTTACCCGGTGTGGTCTGAAGGCGGTGGATTTGGCCTGACTGAAATGACCGGCGCTCGGGACGTCATCATGGTGCCGGACCCGACCACCTTCCGGATTTTGCCGTGGCTTTCGCGGACCGGCTGGATGCTGTGTGACCTGTATTTTGCCGACGGGTCAGCGGTGCCGTTTTCGACGCGCCAGGTCTGTAAAGATGCGATTCAGCAGCTGTCATCCAGAGGTTATACCTATCGCAGCGGTCTGGAGATCGAGTTTCATGTCCTGAAACTGGATAATGCACGACTCACGTTCGCAGATGCTACACAGCCGGGCACGCCGCCTGAGACTTCACTTCTCGCCCAGGGGTTTCAATACTTGACCGAGACCCGGCTGGACGAACTGGAACCGGTCATTGAACTGCTGCGCAGCCAGACGCTCCAGCTCGAACTGCCACTGCGCTCCATGGAGTCCGAATTCGGTCCCAGCCAGATTGAATTCACGTTTCATCCCCAGGACGGACTGCGTACTGCGGATACCGCGGTCCTGTTTCGCAGTGCGGTCAAGCAGATCTGTCGCCGGCACGGTTACCACGCCACGTTTATGTGCCGGCCGGCTCTGCCCAACCTGTTTTCCAGTGGTTGGCATTTGCACCAGTCGCTGGTCAAAGATGCCGATGGCAGCAATGCCTTTGTCCCCGAACAGGTGGGGGAGCGGCTGTCGCCGACGGGTCTGCACTTCCTGGGTGGCATCCTGGCGCATGCCCAGGCCGGCTGCCTGTTTACCACACCAACCATCAACGGTTACAAACGTTACAGGCCGTTTGCACTTGCCCCGGACCGAGTCGGCTGGGGATGGGGGAACCGTGGGGCGATGCTGCGCGTGATTGGTGGTCATACCGACCTGGGCACCCGGATCGAAAACCGGATCGGCGATCCGGCCGCAAACCCTTACCTATACCTGTGTTCCCAGATTATCTCCGGGCTCGACGGGATTGATCGGGCCCTTGACCCCGGCCCGTCGACGGAGACACCCTACCAAACGCAGTCCGAGCCTCTGCCGTCGAGCCTGATGGAGGCCATCGCTGCGTTTCGTGCTGATCCGGTCTTTCGTGAAGCGCTGGGAGAGAGCTTTACCGACTACATCCTGACGCTGAAAGAGGCTGAAGTCGCCCGCTTTCTGTCCGAGGTCACCGACTGGGAACAGAAGGAATACTTCTCACTGTTCTGA
- a CDS encoding ABC transporter ATP-binding protein — protein sequence MLRVENIEAHYGASQALFGVHLEVSPGEVVTLMGRNGMGKTTSVHCIMGIVPTSAGRITWEDQIITNLPSHRIAQAGIGLVPEGRQVFPNLSVIENLVAAARSGTGHAQGWDVERVFQMFPALAARRDGLGNLLSGGEQQMLAIGRALMTNPRVLILDEATEGLAPLVRREIWSCLLQLKEDGMSILVIDKNVADLAKIADRHFIIEKGQTVWSGQSSELLTSDDIKYRYLGI from the coding sequence ATGTTGAGGGTCGAAAATATCGAGGCCCACTACGGTGCGAGCCAGGCCCTGTTCGGAGTTCACCTCGAAGTCAGTCCGGGTGAGGTCGTCACCCTGATGGGTCGAAACGGAATGGGGAAAACGACTTCAGTCCACTGCATCATGGGAATTGTCCCGACGAGTGCTGGGCGGATCACCTGGGAAGATCAAATCATCACCAACCTGCCCAGCCATCGCATTGCGCAGGCTGGCATCGGACTCGTTCCTGAAGGTCGACAAGTCTTCCCGAACCTCTCCGTGATCGAAAACCTGGTAGCGGCAGCCAGGTCCGGCACAGGCCATGCACAAGGCTGGGATGTCGAGCGGGTATTTCAGATGTTCCCCGCCCTGGCGGCGCGCCGTGACGGGCTCGGAAACCTGCTCTCCGGAGGTGAACAGCAGATGCTCGCCATCGGCAGAGCTCTGATGACCAACCCTCGAGTGCTGATTCTCGACGAGGCTACCGAAGGCCTGGCACCGTTGGTACGGCGAGAGATCTGGTCCTGCCTGCTACAACTAAAGGAAGATGGGATGTCGATACTCGTGATCGACAAGAACGTAGCAGACCTGGCCAAAATTGCCGATCGACACTTCATCATCGAGAAGGGGCAGACCGTCTGGTCTGGACAGTCGTCGGAACTGCTTACCAGCGACGACATCAAGTACCGATACCTGGGCATCTGA
- a CDS encoding ABC transporter ATP-binding protein, which yields MSTNALLSISGLYKAFGGVAATNQVTLDFNEGEVHAIIGPNGAGKTTLVSQLTGVLMPDAGQITFKGKDITRMPAYRRPHLGMARSFQITSIIHDMTVLENVVLAVQAKAGHSYRFWRNASRDQNLTEPAMEALKRVGLQDQAMQVAGPLSHGEHRQLEMAMVLVTDPVLVLLDEPTAGMGQEDSTRMIATLQALKGSRTIILVEHDMDAVFALADKITVLVEGRVIATGEPEAIRSDKAVRQAYLGEELDEMPSFRAGP from the coding sequence ATGTCCACCAACGCCCTGTTGAGCATCTCGGGCCTGTACAAGGCGTTCGGCGGCGTTGCCGCGACCAACCAGGTCACTCTGGATTTTAACGAAGGCGAGGTGCACGCAATCATCGGCCCCAACGGCGCCGGTAAAACAACGCTGGTCTCCCAACTGACCGGCGTGTTGATGCCGGACGCCGGTCAAATTACGTTCAAGGGCAAAGATATCACCCGTATGCCGGCCTACCGGCGCCCACACCTGGGCATGGCTCGCTCCTTCCAGATCACCAGCATCATCCATGACATGACGGTGCTCGAGAACGTGGTCCTCGCCGTACAGGCGAAAGCAGGCCATTCTTACCGCTTCTGGCGCAACGCCAGCAGAGATCAGAACCTGACCGAACCGGCAATGGAAGCGTTGAAACGGGTTGGCCTCCAGGATCAGGCGATGCAGGTTGCCGGGCCCTTGTCTCACGGTGAACACCGTCAGCTGGAGATGGCCATGGTGCTGGTCACCGACCCGGTACTGGTACTGCTTGACGAACCCACGGCTGGCATGGGGCAGGAAGATTCAACCCGGATGATCGCAACACTTCAGGCGTTGAAGGGGTCACGCACGATCATCCTGGTAGAACACGACATGGACGCAGTATTTGCCCTTGCGGACAAGATCACCGTACTGGTCGAAGGCCGCGTAATCGCAACTGGGGAACCGGAAGCCATTCGATCTGACAAGGCCGTACGACAGGCCTATCTCGGTGAAGAATTGGACGAGATGCCCAGCTTCAGGGCCGGGCCCTGA
- a CDS encoding branched-chain amino acid ABC transporter permease — protein MNVNKMTLRDWVTGAVITGLALVPLVVSLTDNAFFLDLATRFVILAIAAISLNLILGYGRMISFGHAAYIGIGAYAVGIPAYYEIYNGYLHILIATSVSAMFALVTGVVCLRTRGVNFIMITMAFAQMVFFAFVSIEEYGGDDGLVIETRSEFGSLINLENATVLYYVCFVSLLAVLYLVHRIVRSRFGMVIQGTRGNEPRMQSLGFDTFRYKLACYVIAGTICGYAGALLGNFTNFISPEMMDWTRSGELIFMVVLGGAGSIFGPVLGASIFLLLEEILSGLWLYWQLVFGIFLILVVLFAKGGIDSLLSRRKAQ, from the coding sequence ATGAACGTAAACAAGATGACGCTTCGGGACTGGGTCACCGGAGCAGTGATCACGGGACTGGCACTGGTGCCCCTCGTAGTGAGCCTGACTGACAATGCCTTTTTTCTCGATCTTGCGACCCGCTTTGTCATCCTGGCCATTGCTGCGATCAGCCTCAATCTGATCCTGGGCTACGGCCGCATGATCAGCTTCGGCCACGCGGCCTACATCGGCATCGGGGCGTATGCTGTCGGCATACCGGCCTACTACGAGATTTACAACGGATATCTTCACATACTGATCGCTACGAGCGTTTCCGCCATGTTCGCGCTTGTGACCGGCGTCGTGTGCCTCAGGACACGCGGCGTGAACTTCATCATGATCACGATGGCATTTGCGCAAATGGTGTTTTTCGCCTTTGTCTCCATCGAGGAGTACGGTGGCGACGATGGACTGGTGATTGAAACGCGCAGCGAGTTCGGCAGTCTCATCAATCTGGAAAACGCGACGGTTCTTTATTACGTCTGTTTTGTTTCATTGCTGGCGGTTCTATACCTGGTTCACCGCATCGTCCGCTCACGATTCGGCATGGTGATCCAGGGTACACGGGGAAATGAACCGCGTATGCAGTCACTGGGATTCGACACGTTCCGTTACAAGCTGGCCTGCTACGTCATTGCGGGCACAATCTGCGGTTACGCCGGTGCATTGCTGGGCAACTTTACCAATTTCATCAGCCCGGAAATGATGGACTGGACGCGCTCAGGTGAACTGATCTTCATGGTGGTCCTGGGCGGGGCTGGCAGCATTTTCGGCCCAGTTCTTGGTGCCAGTATCTTCCTGCTGCTTGAGGAGATACTGTCCGGGTTATGGCTGTACTGGCAACTGGTATTCGGCATATTCCTCATCCTGGTGGTGCTGTTCGCCAAGGGCGGTATCGACAGCTTGCTTTCCAGGCGCAAAGCGCAATAG
- a CDS encoding branched-chain amino acid ABC transporter permease: MDWTLLTVQLLNGLQLGILLFLLASGLTLIFGIMDFVNLAHGSLYMVGAFFCATFTQWLDSFLLGLLLALPATAVIGLLVELVVVRRLYQRDHLDHVLATFGLILVFDTLTQMIWGPDGQVIPLPAWLDGQIALTSDIVLPTYRIAIIVTGLAVAFGLFVLVTQTRLGMRIRAGASNRTMISALGINIGLLFSIVFVLGAVLAGLAGMMIAPITEASIGMGNQIIIVAFVVIVIGGIGSIKGAFIGAIIVGLIDTMGRSYLDVLFKLFMSAQNAETSAPAVSAMLIYILMAVILAVRPTGLFGPRGR, encoded by the coding sequence ATGGACTGGACACTGCTGACCGTACAACTGCTCAACGGTCTGCAACTCGGTATCCTGCTATTTCTCCTTGCTTCGGGGTTGACCCTGATCTTCGGTATCATGGATTTCGTCAACCTGGCGCACGGTTCGCTGTATATGGTCGGTGCGTTCTTCTGCGCCACCTTCACCCAGTGGCTTGACTCGTTTCTTCTGGGACTCCTACTCGCGCTGCCGGCCACCGCCGTCATCGGCCTGCTGGTTGAACTGGTGGTGGTGCGGCGTCTTTATCAGCGCGATCACCTGGATCATGTCCTGGCCACTTTCGGCCTGATCCTGGTGTTCGATACCCTCACGCAGATGATCTGGGGTCCGGATGGCCAGGTGATTCCCCTGCCCGCCTGGCTCGATGGGCAGATCGCGCTGACGAGCGATATCGTTCTGCCGACCTACCGGATCGCGATCATTGTCACCGGTCTCGCGGTAGCGTTCGGTCTTTTCGTTCTCGTCACCCAGACCCGACTGGGAATGCGCATCCGTGCCGGCGCATCGAACCGGACCATGATCAGTGCACTCGGCATCAACATCGGATTGCTGTTTTCGATCGTATTTGTCCTGGGCGCCGTACTCGCCGGCCTTGCTGGGATGATGATCGCCCCAATCACTGAAGCGTCGATCGGGATGGGTAACCAGATCATCATTGTGGCATTCGTTGTCATCGTGATCGGTGGCATTGGCTCGATCAAGGGTGCATTCATCGGGGCCATCATCGTCGGGTTGATTGACACGATGGGGCGATCTTATCTCGATGTGCTGTTCAAACTCTTCATGTCGGCCCAGAACGCCGAGACCTCGGCACCTGCCGTGTCGGCAATGCTGATCTATATTCTGATGGCTGTGATCTTAGCTGTCCGGCCAACCGGCCTGTTCGGACCACGTGGGCGCTGA
- a CDS encoding ABC transporter substrate-binding protein, translated as MRLRIVFLSLAAALVALPAAAASTVKIGFVTTLTTPAGAMGRDMVEAANIALDHIGHKMGGKDVEFIVEDDGFKPEIGKQKTDKLVKQDDVHFVTGYIWSHVLLASRKSALDAGKFLISANAGPSLLAGKLCHKNFFSSSWQNDQNPMATGEVLNAKGVKKLYIMSPNYAAGKNMVSGVQRTFKGEIVGKDMTKWGKDMQLDFSAELAKAKASGADAIFVFYPGPAGPAFIKQYQQAGLRGVIPLYTVFTVDALSLGRLQKAKLGGVLGSWNTMFWAPDLDNATNKRFVADFKAKTGRYPTHYAAQSYDAIMLIKSGVDAVDGNMDDQDGIRAAMMKADFPSVRGKFRYGPNHFPIQNFYLRTVKEDAAGDWFVSHVSTVLTDHQDSYHDQCNL; from the coding sequence ATGAGACTTCGAATTGTTTTTCTGTCATTGGCCGCTGCTCTGGTTGCGTTGCCCGCAGCTGCAGCCAGTACGGTCAAGATCGGTTTCGTCACCACGTTGACAACCCCTGCTGGTGCTATGGGGCGTGACATGGTAGAAGCCGCCAATATTGCGCTCGATCACATTGGTCACAAGATGGGTGGAAAGGACGTCGAGTTCATCGTCGAAGACGACGGCTTCAAGCCGGAGATCGGCAAGCAGAAAACCGACAAGCTGGTGAAACAGGATGACGTGCATTTCGTCACCGGCTATATCTGGTCACACGTACTGCTGGCTTCCCGTAAATCTGCGCTCGACGCGGGCAAGTTCCTGATCAGTGCCAATGCCGGCCCCTCACTTCTGGCCGGTAAGCTATGTCACAAAAATTTCTTCTCCTCTTCCTGGCAGAACGACCAGAACCCGATGGCCACCGGCGAAGTGCTGAACGCGAAAGGGGTGAAAAAGCTTTACATCATGTCGCCCAACTATGCCGCCGGCAAGAACATGGTGTCCGGAGTCCAACGTACTTTCAAGGGCGAGATCGTCGGCAAAGACATGACCAAGTGGGGCAAGGATATGCAGCTTGATTTCTCGGCCGAGTTGGCGAAGGCCAAGGCATCTGGTGCCGACGCCATTTTTGTATTCTATCCCGGCCCCGCCGGACCTGCTTTCATCAAGCAATACCAACAGGCAGGCCTTCGTGGGGTGATCCCGCTCTATACCGTGTTCACTGTTGATGCCCTGTCACTGGGCCGTCTGCAGAAAGCTAAACTCGGTGGGGTTCTCGGCTCCTGGAACACGATGTTCTGGGCACCTGATCTGGACAACGCGACAAACAAGCGTTTTGTTGCGGACTTCAAAGCCAAGACCGGGCGCTACCCGACCCACTACGCCGCGCAATCCTATGATGCCATCATGCTGATCAAGAGCGGTGTTGACGCCGTCGACGGCAATATGGATGACCAGGACGGTATACGTGCCGCTATGATGAAAGCAGATTTCCCGAGTGTCCGCGGTAAATTCCGCTATGGACCGAATCACTTCCCGATCCAGAATTTCTATCTGCGCACGGTGAAGGAAGACGCCGCCGGGGACTGGTTCGTGTCGCACGTGTCAACCGTTCTGACCGATCACCAGGACAGCTACCACGACCAGTGCAATCTGTAA
- a CDS encoding DUF3604 domain-containing protein: MSKLEKSVNAVDGPVAEDLVGEVWPSAEPAEDPVLYGYAVLEPHDPVEVRSLQTFHLTYTVGRYGLDDTGSIRVVFRAMGDGQALQSSDPKSPNYVTARSSSGIPLAVEYRHRGVSARPRWKSLTVTVNGGYLKEGDVITIVFGDTSGGSPGMRVQTMADGGFEFKVLADVCAVGQFVPIPDTPTVSIVPGPPVVWKAVLPSLRRPGEHFRFGLKAEDKWGNPTDRAIGSFIFQTNIAVDGLPGTFEYLLGKKAIVFDDLSVAEPGVLRIQVRDTTSAIVAESHPLVIREGSFAGYWGDMHGQSGESIGITTSRQYFDFARNKAFLDATGHQANDFQINNAFWAYLNELSAEYNDEGTFVTLPGYEWSGNTAVGGDRNVYFRSEGRQIRRSSHALLTDRSDLDTDASDANRLFEVLQEEDCVVYAHVGGRYADTAYAHDPRLETAMEIHSAWGTFEWLLTDGFALGHRCGVVCNSDGHKGRPGASYPGAATFGAYGGLTCFYAEELSRDGLFACLRRRHHYGTTGTRLHLDVRAQLSGGGQLFERDPKVFPDAASSVVDEVMMGDIVQTDGDTLSLRIEVITQSPIERIEVRNGKDVLRTLRPYTVDDLGGRVRVLWGGAEYRGRGRTTYWKGRARFQGTTIQRMNKINIWNHEKLVDQQGSDTVQFDTITTGNYAGFDVWLDSVADSRIDLTTNHGGLATALDDIGIDDLVMEAGGLERRIKLFRLPDENPHREMIETVAVPIRPVGDNPVWVSVYTEDGFQAWSSPIFVYREEG; the protein is encoded by the coding sequence ATGTCAAAGCTCGAAAAATCAGTCAACGCAGTAGATGGTCCAGTGGCTGAGGACCTGGTTGGCGAAGTATGGCCCAGTGCTGAACCAGCTGAAGATCCGGTTTTATACGGTTACGCTGTGCTGGAACCCCATGACCCAGTTGAGGTCCGCAGCTTGCAGACATTTCACCTAACTTATACGGTTGGGCGCTATGGTCTGGACGACACTGGGTCTATACGGGTCGTGTTCCGGGCAATGGGAGACGGCCAGGCATTGCAGTCCTCAGATCCGAAGTCACCTAACTATGTCACGGCCAGGTCGAGTAGCGGGATACCCCTGGCAGTTGAATACCGTCATCGTGGTGTGTCTGCCCGGCCACGCTGGAAATCCCTGACCGTGACCGTTAACGGGGGTTACCTGAAGGAAGGTGATGTCATCACTATTGTATTTGGCGATACCTCGGGCGGTTCGCCAGGTATGCGGGTTCAGACCATGGCTGACGGTGGGTTTGAGTTCAAGGTTCTGGCCGATGTCTGTGCTGTTGGACAGTTTGTGCCGATCCCTGACACACCAACGGTTTCAATCGTTCCCGGGCCTCCGGTCGTTTGGAAAGCCGTTCTGCCGTCTTTGCGACGACCTGGTGAGCACTTTCGGTTTGGACTTAAAGCTGAAGACAAGTGGGGCAACCCGACCGACCGCGCCATAGGCAGCTTCATTTTCCAGACCAATATTGCGGTAGACGGACTGCCTGGTACGTTCGAATATCTCCTAGGTAAAAAAGCGATCGTCTTTGACGATCTGAGTGTTGCTGAACCCGGTGTGCTGCGTATCCAGGTGCGTGACACGACGAGTGCTATCGTCGCCGAGTCGCATCCCCTGGTGATCCGGGAGGGGTCCTTTGCCGGTTATTGGGGTGACATGCATGGGCAAAGTGGTGAGTCAATCGGGATCACAACGTCTCGTCAGTACTTCGACTTCGCTCGCAACAAGGCGTTTCTGGATGCAACAGGTCACCAGGCGAATGATTTTCAGATCAACAATGCTTTCTGGGCTTATCTCAACGAACTGAGTGCCGAGTATAACGACGAGGGAACGTTTGTGACCCTGCCAGGATACGAGTGGTCGGGCAATACAGCGGTTGGCGGTGATCGCAACGTCTACTTTCGCAGCGAAGGACGTCAGATTCGTCGATCATCCCATGCACTGTTAACCGATCGTTCCGACCTCGACACAGATGCATCTGACGCCAATAGGCTGTTTGAAGTGCTACAGGAAGAAGATTGTGTCGTCTACGCCCACGTCGGCGGCCGCTACGCGGACACGGCCTATGCCCATGACCCCCGGCTTGAGACGGCGATGGAAATTCATTCGGCATGGGGAACGTTTGAGTGGTTGCTGACCGATGGGTTTGCGCTCGGTCATCGTTGCGGTGTGGTCTGCAATAGCGATGGTCACAAGGGTCGTCCGGGTGCAAGCTACCCAGGGGCGGCGACCTTTGGCGCTTATGGTGGGCTGACTTGTTTTTACGCCGAAGAGCTGAGCCGTGACGGGCTGTTCGCGTGTCTGCGGCGACGCCACCACTACGGCACTACCGGAACCCGCCTGCACCTGGACGTGCGCGCACAACTGTCCGGCGGCGGGCAGCTTTTTGAGCGTGATCCAAAAGTCTTTCCCGATGCCGCCTCGTCGGTCGTCGACGAGGTAATGATGGGTGATATCGTCCAGACCGATGGCGACACACTCAGCTTGAGAATCGAGGTGATCACCCAGTCGCCGATTGAACGAATCGAGGTGCGAAATGGCAAGGATGTGTTACGGACCTTGCGGCCTTATACGGTGGATGACCTGGGTGGTCGTGTCCGGGTTCTGTGGGGAGGTGCGGAGTACCGTGGTCGGGGGCGGACGACCTACTGGAAGGGCCGGGCGCGTTTTCAAGGCACTACCATACAGCGTATGAACAAGATCAACATCTGGAATCACGAAAAACTAGTCGATCAGCAAGGGTCCGATACCGTGCAGTTCGATACGATCACGACAGGGAATTATGCGGGGTTCGATGTTTGGCTGGACAGCGTTGCAGATAGCCGGATCGACCTGACGACCAATCACGGCGGGCTCGCCACAGCATTGGATGACATCGGTATCGATGACTTGGTGATGGAGGCCGGTGGACTTGAACGGCGGATAAAGCTCTTCCGCCTGCCGGACGAGAATCCACATCGGGAAATGATTGAAACGGTAGCAGTGCCGATTCGACCAGTGGGCGACAATCCTGTCTGGGTTTCGGTATATACCGAGGATGGCTTCCAGGCTTGGAGCAGCCCGATTTTTGTCTATCGTGAGGAAGGTTGA
- a CDS encoding enoyl-CoA hydratase-related protein: protein MSTQERVLYENRGHVAVITLNRPAVLNAFDRDMYDGVNHALQLFRDDSTAYVGVLQAAGDRAFSAGADVKAIAADMEAGTFEGYGPLISDDNMVTAKPIIAAVHGHCIGEGVNLMLACDLVVADETVKVAVSEARIGINAVDIPLKLARKLGYAKAFALLAPGDAKDAAWCQAAGLVEIITPAGQAQSRAFELATEIAQSCAPLAVQAQKETLWRAVFEDEAAGRRAGMNWRELTRSSRDYAEGQTAFIERRKPIFTGK, encoded by the coding sequence ATGAGTACGCAGGAACGTGTTTTGTACGAAAACCGAGGCCACGTGGCCGTGATCACCCTGAATCGCCCTGCAGTACTGAACGCATTTGATCGGGACATGTATGATGGCGTTAACCACGCGCTGCAACTTTTCCGTGACGACAGTACTGCATACGTCGGTGTTTTGCAGGCAGCGGGAGACCGCGCATTTTCTGCGGGTGCCGACGTCAAGGCGATCGCTGCAGACATGGAGGCCGGCACCTTTGAGGGTTACGGCCCCCTGATCAGCGACGATAACATGGTCACCGCCAAACCGATCATTGCTGCAGTCCATGGGCACTGTATTGGCGAAGGCGTGAATCTCATGCTCGCCTGCGACCTGGTGGTCGCTGACGAAACCGTCAAAGTCGCCGTGTCCGAGGCCCGGATCGGGATCAATGCCGTGGACATTCCCCTTAAACTCGCCCGTAAGCTCGGCTACGCCAAGGCCTTTGCGCTGCTCGCACCGGGCGATGCCAAGGATGCGGCCTGGTGCCAGGCAGCTGGACTGGTGGAAATCATCACGCCAGCGGGCCAGGCACAGTCCCGGGCATTCGAGCTCGCGACAGAAATTGCGCAAAGCTGTGCACCCCTGGCGGTTCAGGCCCAAAAGGAAACGCTCTGGCGGGCCGTCTTTGAAGATGAAGCAGCAGGCCGACGTGCGGGCATGAACTGGCGCGAACTTACCCGATCTTCTCGGGATTACGCTGAGGGCCAAACGGCTTTTATCGAGCGGCGAAAACCGATCTTTACCGGTAAATAA
- a CDS encoding SDR family oxidoreductase, giving the protein MSDNNMTDQVAIVTGAARGFGLAISERLMQSGVRVFGWDQEPSPIVGDRRFLGVERIDVTDQDAVQSAVEAALSTAGQIHILVNNAGVNGPQVPVEDYPLENWERVIAVDLTAVFLCTRAIVPHMKQSGYGRIVSIASQAGKEGIANVSAYNAAKAGVIGFMKGISGELASFGITANSITPTLAETDLMKEMSDDYIAGIKERTLMGRLCRVEEVADMVAFVASPACSYSTGACFDVSGGRAQY; this is encoded by the coding sequence ATGAGCGATAACAACATGACGGATCAGGTGGCCATAGTGACGGGAGCTGCCAGAGGCTTCGGGCTGGCGATTTCTGAGCGTTTGATGCAAAGCGGTGTTCGTGTATTTGGTTGGGATCAGGAGCCGTCCCCAATCGTGGGTGACAGAAGGTTTCTCGGGGTTGAACGGATCGATGTCACTGACCAAGATGCGGTTCAATCAGCCGTCGAGGCAGCACTGTCAACGGCAGGACAGATCCATATCCTGGTCAACAATGCGGGTGTCAACGGTCCCCAGGTGCCGGTTGAGGACTATCCACTGGAAAACTGGGAGAGGGTAATTGCGGTCGATCTGACTGCAGTCTTTCTATGTACGCGTGCCATCGTTCCACATATGAAACAATCCGGATACGGACGAATTGTCAGCATTGCCAGCCAGGCCGGTAAAGAAGGGATCGCCAATGTCAGTGCCTATAATGCAGCCAAGGCCGGTGTCATTGGATTTATGAAGGGCATTTCTGGCGAGTTGGCATCATTTGGTATCACTGCCAACAGTATTACCCCAACCCTTGCCGAAACAGATCTCATGAAAGAGATGAGTGACGACTATATCGCCGGGATCAAAGAAAGGACTCTGATGGGTCGTCTATGCCGGGTCGAAGAGGTGGCCGACATGGTGGCCTTCGTGGCGAGTCCGGCCTGCAGTTATTCCACCGGGGCCTGTTTCGATGTATCAGGCGGTAGAGCACAGTACTAA
- a CDS encoding sulfite exporter TauE/SafE family protein produces MPESHWILLHCVVFCAALVQAATGFGFGLIAVSVLLIVLNSSAAIQVAIMLSLLIALILVPSLRSFVDRRLLRLFVIGAGVGVPLGVVIFLVIDLILLKVLTGLVVMISVLFITGRVGGRANMLSTPSSRVRDLTVGIMAGIMNASLAIPGPLPVARMVRLGATPETIRATILALFVFSYPVAITLQALMAGVSPATLKVTAALIPATLVGILIGRILASRITERMFIRITVVLLTATSLGLFVNAGYVLVRT; encoded by the coding sequence GTGCCGGAAAGCCACTGGATTCTTCTGCATTGTGTCGTTTTCTGTGCTGCTCTGGTCCAGGCTGCAACCGGATTTGGTTTTGGCTTAATTGCTGTATCAGTGCTGCTGATTGTGTTGAACAGCAGTGCTGCGATTCAAGTTGCTATTATGCTGAGTCTGCTGATTGCTCTGATTCTCGTGCCATCGCTGCGATCATTCGTGGACCGGCGCCTGCTCAGATTATTTGTGATTGGGGCAGGTGTGGGTGTACCCCTGGGCGTCGTTATTTTTCTAGTTATTGATCTGATTCTACTGAAAGTTCTGACTGGATTGGTTGTAATGATATCTGTCCTGTTTATAACGGGCCGGGTCGGCGGTCGTGCGAACATGCTATCTACTCCTTCGAGTAGAGTGAGGGACCTGACAGTCGGCATAATGGCCGGAATCATGAATGCGAGTCTCGCGATACCAGGTCCACTGCCAGTCGCCCGAATGGTTCGTTTAGGAGCTACACCGGAAACGATCCGGGCGACAATCCTGGCCCTTTTTGTGTTTTCCTATCCGGTGGCAATTACATTACAGGCTTTGATGGCCGGGGTGAGCCCTGCTACATTAAAAGTCACCGCTGCGCTCATACCGGCGACATTAGTCGGAATACTGATCGGCCGAATACTGGCGTCGCGAATCACGGAGCGCATGTTCATCAGAATCACGGTTGTTTTACTCACCGCTACCTCGCTGGGTCTTTTTGTTAACGCGGGGTATGTTCTAGTGAGGACCTGA